The Tenebrio molitor chromosome 5, icTenMoli1.1, whole genome shotgun sequence genome segment gcCTGTTTACGTGGGTCTTTCAAATTGTTGATGGAACCCTTTATCTCCGGTTGGACAGTTCGGTTTTTAGCCAAGAATTTGTTAAATAACCTAAACACATGTATCGAGTGTTATGGTTACGtaacgaaattaatttcatatcataacaaaatttgtttcgaaaataaacccatgtttatattatttttgatCGCATGCCAAAACCAACGCGCTTAAACAAGACTAATTACGAAAAAAGAGAATTGTTTTACGCCATTACTTCGCTGCCAATATTTTCTCGTTAGTCTTCCTCCAAGCCTGGAGCGGTCAGTTTCTGCCGTTTTCCTccatattaattttaaacgcTTTCCACTTCGTCGtacagaaaatattaataaataatatcccTGGCAAAGTTCTTTGAACATGCTGGcacacacatttttaatgttgttgacaccgtttattttcaacccaccattctattttgaaatttttcggTTATTTCGAGACCTTTACTACTCAAAAAAATTGGGTCCCAAGAATGAAACAAATTGCATCACCGTtgaaaaagttgttttttattCGAACGTAAAAACAAAATCGACTAAGAACTAACACCATCAAACATGCTAACAGCCAGCAACAAGTTTCGCCTTGTAAAGTGGAGACTGATGAGGGGGGAGCTTTTAGTGGCGAAGCTCCTTAGCAAATAGTCGTCCCCAATCCGAACGTCCGGATTGTGCGACACGTTCACTTCCTCCGAACTGATTTCTTCGGTCAGTTTGGTGAAGTCCCAGACTTTGAGCATGCAGTCGAGCCCCCCTGAAACCAAAATATTTCCGCACCTGCTGAAAGCGAGGGCGTGGATGGTCTTCTGGTGGCCGGTGAGCTCCGCAACCAGATGTCCGTGGGACAAGTCCCAGATCAGGACTTTACAGTCGGCCCCCGCCGACGCCAGAAACCGACCGCACACGCTGAAAGCCAAAGACATTATGGGAGCTTTGTGTCCGGTCATCAGCCGGACGTGGTTCCCTGAGGTGCAGTCCCACAAGCAGACGCGTCTGTCGCTGGATCCGGTGGCCACGTAGTTCGAATTGGGGTGGAACTGGACACACTGCAAAGACGATCGTTGTAGGGTTGGGGGGTGATAGTTGGAGGACTTACGTCGACGTCCGAGAAGTGGCCGGCGAAGAGGCGAAGGGGTTGGTAGTGGTCCGTCGCCCAGAGTCGGGCGGTTCTGTCGTACGAGGTCGAAGCGAAGTAGTAGCCCAAGGGGGAAAATTTCACGTCCCAGACTGGGAACATGTGGCCTTTGTAAACGACCAAGCATGTCCAAATTTGGAGACTCCACAAGCGGATGGTTGTGTCTTCGGAGCAGCTGAGGAGTAGGGAGCGGTCGGGAGAGAATGATACTGAATTGACGGTCCCCGCGTGGCCGTACAGCGATCTGGAGGTCTCCCCTGATCTCTCGTCCATCATCCTCGCCTTTAAAGATgttttaagtttttatttttctatttcagtgttataatagttattttttcacttatttgcttaattctgcaaattcgtgaaaaaaagtatgactttcataactagttgtacaaataactacatatttcgTACCTTGTTCGCTGTccattttttttgataaaaaagatcaattaaaattcgacTAGATTTTTTTGGGTGATGCAATTTTATTGACGGCCAGTttagatttttaaatgtacGTAGTGAAAAGTTAAAAGCCGTCCTCATTTGATTGGACGTTGAGCACAAACTTTGGCCACATTCCATAATAAAAACAGGTAAGCTGAGTTGGCaaatttctttaaatattattcaaaattatggtACACCTCcatgtaatttatttgatcCAAGTTAAATACGCCGACATTATTTTTCCACCTGgcagtaaatatttttgttgctctattttaaattagatcaGAGTTTGGCGGAAAAAAATTCATCAACACTCTAATTTACTAAACATTATTACACAATTTATTGTCACCTCTTAAAGcaaattaaaagaattttttatttctaaaacTGAAGATAGTTCTGTGACGAATGAACGACTTCATTACTTTAGTAATTTAAGAACAAGTATCATAAATAGACCActgcaaaaaatgtaatttttgcatattgattatgaaactttttttaacgaaaaatcgtaatgaaaATAGCactatttttatcttttattcTATCTCCTCTGAGATTATGTATTGTCAAAGAAAACCTACTATGCATTTCTGGTTTTTTTtgcataaatccttttaggccaaatttctcaacttataatatgcaaaaaaatgtcGTATACAACACGTTACGAGTCTCTTTTTTTCGAGCTCCtccctcgttaatcaaactgcaaattcatccaaaaaaaagtatgactttcgtCACTAGTTGTACAATGTACTATTGGGCGCCGCCACAAACAAGAATTTGATTCTCACCAAAACATCCTCTGCATCAACATTAACATCCTGGAGCTGTTCAGCAGTTTTCATAGATTTTAATTTCTGGGGTACCAAAGTCCACACCTTGACAATTGAATCGCTAAATCCGACTGCTAACATACTAGAATCTTCAGTAATTTCGGCACACGTAACGCTAAAAAATACGGAttggtcataaataaaaacatttcaaagAAATAAGTTACGTGTAATTAGCATTTAATAATGTATAGCAACAGACTGAAGGCAGATACTCTGGTCCTAAAGTCACTCTCTTTGAAGCCTCTCTGTAAGCTTTTATCTTTTCCAATTTATCATTATCTTTTAAATCAGGGACAGGAATTCTATCTGTTGGTGGTGCATTTGGATCATTTTTGgtcttttttgaaaacaagGGATCCTTTTTAGCCTTCTTTTTCTTAGGTTTGTCAGGATTATCTTGTTCACCACCCTCTTCTTCATCTTCAACAGGGGCTGCCAAAGATTGGATGTCTGGTGCTTTAGGTATTCCATAATACACCTTTGTTTTATTatctataaaaataatgtttagtcataatatcaaaattaacccaaaaaaaaaaccttggCGCTTTGCTTCACCCCCTACAGCTCCTGATGTTGCATCTATTTGACTCTTATTTCTTGCCACTCCTTCAtacatatcaaaatataagtGCTCCTGTATTATATTAAGCAAAACTGATGCTTTTTTGTCATTTAAATGCCTCTTTAACAAAGATAAAGTATCACGAGACAttctaataataaattgattagaCTTGAAAGTATCTGTCAGTTCATTGCCATTCATATGATCCCTCTTTGTCACCAAAGATAACTTTCTGAGATCTTCTTGATAATAAGGGTCTTGTTCTGGCCCAAACTTTTTCATCAAATTTATTGCTTTCTCTGTATGGCCATTATAAACAAGTTCTAAATACATGTGTACTAGAACTGGGTACAAAATCATGCCCAATTCATGTTTGTATATATCTAATGAGTTTTCAACAAAACGCTTCAATTCCATGTAGGAATCTTCATAAGTTTCTGGGTCACCATCACTTTTATACCCTGTTAAGACACTACTAACATCTGAATTCTGCTGCAAGGAACCGTCACCCAAACTACTAGCTATGTTTGCCTCTCTCCTAAGAAGTTCTTCTGTGCCCTACAAACATTATTGTCACATTCACAATAACATAATTTTCGTCAGTTACATACTCTGAGATTGTATCTTTTTAAAATCTGCAGAACCGCTGCAATTTGTGACTTGTCCATGTCATCAGTATTCATATTCTGGattatattattatgtaaacaaacaaaactaaTTGTTGGCCGAATGACAGATTCCTAACATCCTAACCTAACTCTTTCAGTAACCGAGtccaatcaataaaaaaaagacaaatagtgcAAAAATCCCTagatcaaaattttttgtgtaacAATTAATtctaatcaaaaattaatttcataaatatttgtttatctTGATGGGGTGGGCAACAGTGTTGCGTTGGTAACAGCAATAAATAGTGAATTAAGCACGGAGGtaaaatatttgaagaaaatcaagTGAACTGGGTCCACTTTTGAAGCTGGTTCTTTAAGTGACGCGCCTATTGGGTTGGTAtcattttttactttaaccGCCATCCGCCATATTTGGGGCGCCATTGTGTTTTGTATCGGCGTTCGGCGGTGTTTTCTGGTAAAATCTTTACATACGCAGTATTAAAAGTAAGTAAAAATTCCACTCGGCGCGCACGTTAATCTCAGATTAAAAGTTACGTGATCGTTatcgtaaataattttttaggtaATACGTTGCCGTTTCACAGATAAGTGTGCAGCGTCTTTGACCGGGTGTTCGGCATTCTTTTAAACGAACGGAAAAAATGGCCAAAAAGAAGCTAGAAGACAGTGAAAGCGAGGAAGAGTACTCAGTGGAGAAAATTATCGACAGAAGAGTGGTAAACGGTAAAGTGGAGTACTTTCTCAAATGGAAAGGTTATTCTGAGGAAGATAATACATGGGAACCAGAAGACAACCTTGATTGCCCAAATCTGATAgcagaatttgaaaaatcaaggaAGGCTAAAGCGAAAGGTTCTTCCAGTAGCAAAAGTAAAGGTAGAACTCGGGTAAATTCAACATCATCAGTAGATTCAGACAGTGAGAAAAAGAAGGTAAAGTAGTATGGAATACTTTGgtggaatttaattaaaaccaataaattgtttatttaaaatgttacatttaacttgatttaaaactaaatttctCTGACAATAACATTGTTTAGCATTCTTGCAGAAATTTAGTTTTGTCAAGGAATTCATAGTTGGGgttatttcatttaacaacatgaaaaaaaatttaggaTGACCTGAGTTCACATCAAAAATCTCTTCTTACAccttttaaaataatgaaacaacCTTGTCATACTTTTActaatcaaaaaaaaatatttttttgcattctataatttcattattttgtgttttgtatgttttacataattatgtatatttGTTAGTGGTTCATACTAATAATTCAAGTAAGAAAAACTgcattaaatatgtataaatatcTTGACTGTGCTCAGGTCAACATTGGTAAACAATAGTAAAGTTTGGGTACATTGCTTTATTGATGACTTTCAACAAtaagttttcaatttaatgTCTCTGTATTACAACACATTCTATTATTTCACGTTATTTTTGCGAAATCAATACAAACAATTCTAAAAAAGCAGAACAATAATCATGGCATTAAAATGAACCCAATTTTAAtgaatcaacattttttttatttattaactttGAACTCGGTACAgtcacggccacggaatttcgtcagtcgttGTGATTCAACTGACATTAGGTGTAGAACAAGTTTTATATATATCTAACCCcacattggaatttttgacatggatgtCAAAAACGTTACTGGTGGCATTTTGCTTTTTATTGTACGTGACAGAATTTCtgtcataaaaattttcaacgtCAGTCATAATAACAATGAAGCTTAGGCTACACAAGATTTTCcgaattgacagtaaaataactgacgaaattccgtggccgtaactATACTaggtaaaaaaatgtttgctaatcaaaacaaaataacgtgatgtttttttattaaaggagTAACAAGGAGTTTATAAAAGTAGTCTTAGGgtcagtttacagaagcgaaattaacttaatcgtaatcaaatgcgagattaactgaacacgtgatcagattgaaccaatcaaaatttcagattcatgggttaatcgcgcattaaaatttaattcgaattaaatatttcattttttttctataaactggcccttagtaAAAACCTAACTAAACTTTtaatctgaaaattaaattaaataatcatgACGTTGGAATAAGGCAGTTCTAATCGTTCAGCTTAAATGCATTAACGCATTTGTTGCAGaaggaagaaaagaaaaaatcaaaaagccGAATTTCGCCAGAAAATGACGAAAAATCCGAGAAAAAGCCGAAGAGCAGGCCCAAAAAGAAACTAGTAGATTCCGACGATTCAGATGACGAACCGAAATCAAAAAAAGCACGCCGTCTCTCAAATTCCGAAGAAGAGAAGGAGAATTCGAAAAAAGACGCAGATTCCGATGCTGAAAATAATTCCAAGTctgataacaaaaataaatctgaTTCATCCGAAGACGACGAAGAAAAAgctaaaaagaagaaaaagtcaGATAAAAAGACTAAATCCGACTCGTCTGACAATGAAGAAGAGAAACAGAAAAGGAAGCGAAAGTCTGAATCTAAATCCGAAAAAAGTAAGGACAAATCGACAAAGAGTAAGCAAAAAGTTGGATTCGAAAGGGGTTACCAGGCGGAAAAAATTATTGGAGCTTCAGACACAACAGGGCAGCTCATGTTTTTGATGAAGTGGAAAGGGACCGACGAAACTGATTTAGTTCCTGCTAAAGAAGCCAATGTTAAGTGTCCACAAATCGTGATTCAGTTCTATGAAGAGCGTCTCGCTTGGCACACTCCCGACGAgtcttaaatttttttattaacgtgTAGATTGTACTCTTACATAAGGCAGTAGTTGTCTGCCTCGTTGGTTTTTTCATAAGTTAAACTTTCTTTTACTAATTATATTACTATTACTCCCCAACATTGAATACTTTGTGAAGTGAtttcagatttaattttttcttttgtaataaatgGTAAAAATGCTTAAGTTGATTacgtttgattaaaaaaaaaaaggatgagTGTAATACTGCCAGATAAgtatatattttaaatataacacttataaaaaaagatcataatttttataaacctaaaaaaaaattaataaataagttaaGAACTGGACAACATTTGTTCAGTTTCCGGTGAGGTGACAACCATAATACTTTGGAGTATTTCAGTCAACCGTTCAATTGCTCTGTTGAATTTCACCGGTTTATTTTTCCGCTTAACAAACAAATAGTACACTGGTACTCCTGGAAAACACTAGTTAAAACAtgtaaaaaaagcaaattcgAGTGACAAACCTGACAAGGTGATTGCGGCACCTATGACCGTGTTCATTGGCTGTTTCGGAATGGGGAATATCACCAGGAAGGCGCAACAAAACAGAAAGATAACAGGAATGGCCATGTTGACTTTAATCGGTCGTGACATGTCTGGTTGCTTGTGTCTCAACCACAACATCCCTCCAATACTCGCCGCAACCGAAAGCCACAGGATTTGTCCGTAGTAGTCGATCAAGACGAAAACGTCACTGACCAGAAGCATCGCCAAGGATGTGACACACTGCAACGAAACAGTTTAGCTCGATCGTCGACCGACCTCTCCGAGGTCTACCGTAAAGATAAGCGAAGGAATGGGCGTCATCTTCTTTACGTGGATATAAGAGAACAACCCCGGCAGGTGGCCCTCTTGAGACCCCGTCAGGAACAGCCTGGACGAAGTGAAGAGGATACCGTTGACGCCGCCGAAAGTGGAGAGGGCCACGAAAATCGGAACCAACCAGTAGAGCGATCCGAACATTTTGGCCCCAAAAGAGACGGCCACCGCCGGAGAGCTCTCGATTTCCATTCCGGACAGAACGGCGAAATATGCGACATTAGCAAGAACGTAGACTCCGGTTACCATGGGGAGGGCGATCCAGATCGCCCGAGGGAGGTTCCTGGGAACAAACGAATGTGTTTTATTGCGTGACCGACTTTGGAGAATGTGTTTATTATTTCGACGGAAATATTTGCtgttaaatttgtaataaaagccGCTGTAAAATTTATCGCCGAGAAGCTTGAGAGCATTTTTATGGGGAAGTGTTAATACCAGGACAAATTATGACAGATCACAAAACTACGAAAAGGGGGAAATATTGCCAATTTTGGAAATCAAAACACATGGGAAGGTGTTCATTAGACACCTCTCGAACTTCATGTTGTTTTATTAACGGAACCgctggaaaaaaatatttcgttaagactaaatttttttctagacTTGGGAGAAAATCAATCTTTCCGGAGGTTTATTTGcgatgttattttttaagtaactCAATCAGGTTAAAATCACGTTCGATTTATCGCAGACGCTCGAATAAAACGAACTACAATAAAAGACTTTCAACGTCGGTTAGAAAACCGTGCTTGAAAGACTGCTATGTTTAATTCAAGAATCCCTTCATGCATTTAAAGATCACGTCATTTGCCACAATGATACAAAGCTTCTTTTCTCCGTTTTCAACAATTAAGAAAGCTGCACTTGTGAGACTTGCGGACCGACTCGACCATTTCCCACACAATTAAGCTGCAATTCGACCTCCGACATCCGCACCGACTTGATTAATCGAATTTATGAGATGCGAATCATTTACTCCGATGCTCGAAAACTGTGAAAGCGCCGTGAATGATCGAATTATTCCCCAAATAAAGGGACGAATCTGTTGATCTTGGCTCCCACTTTCCCAGACTTACTTGTACGGATCTTGGAGTTCTTCGGTGACGAAGTTGAGGAAATTCCAGCCACCGAAAGCAAACAGACCCGAGTAGAACCCGAGGGCCAGTTCAGAAATATCGTAGTTTCCCTCGAACGcgttttcgaaattttccGTGTGACCTGTGCAATAAAAACgtccaaattaattaaaagaacAATGTTGTGTTTGTTTTCTTGTGACGTCGGAACGCCCCCGACATTCAGGTCAACAGCTCGgcttgttaaaaatgttttatcggTTGGTCTTGGAAGTGAAGTTGCATAAATCAAGCGATATTTACACGCTTCAAACACAATTACAGGTGCAAATTCGAACAAGTACAAACAGCAAAAAGTGACAAATTTACCACGACTGACGGCGCCCCTGcgtaaaagagaaaattcaGATGAGTTCAATAATCCGATAAAGTAGatgcaaaatttaaattacataaaGATTGGGAAAGCTTTTTGCACAATCCAGCCGCAACAAGTGTGTCAAGATGTAAAAAGTGCGAATCGAGTGAATGGAATTTAACATTGGACAAAAACTAGCTAGCTAGCACCTTGCTGTTCGAACGCGGATTCAATTAACTACTAACTCGCAATAAGTACAACAGTTTGTTGAGCTGCAGCCTGCCCAGTAACAATAAACAGTTGCatatttttaacgacaaatcCCACTCACCGGTGATTGCCACATCGTAAAGTCCCGCGAGGATGATGACAATGAGGGCGAACAGCTTTGCTGCGGTGAAGACGCTTTGTATTCTCATAGCCCATCTGACGCTGAGACAATTAATCGCAGTCAGAAGACCTGTAATGGAAAACAATAGCGCTTATTACACGATATTGCTTGCTTCGTTAGGTCGCAGTTTATCTAATAACCAAAGCGATTACGAGGGTTGCTGCTTTACATGTCAAGTGTACGtcactgaaatttttatgTCTGAAGCTCCAAAGACTCCACGTGTGCTGCTACGCCGGTTGCAGACAGGCGTATTTTTTCGTTGAGTTTTTccgaaataaaatattcgGGACAGGTAGTTGTAAAATGGACAGACAAAGAATGTGTTCACTgaatggatttttttattgtaaagcACCGGAAATCGTTCGAGTCACAGCGAAATATTTCAGTTTTGATCAGTGGATATTTACATAAGTAAATTAAATggtaattatattattaataaagCACTTGTAACCATACACTGGCCTTTACGTGTTCAAGGTTATTTCTTGTTTTGCAGGACGTAG includes the following:
- the LOC138130567 gene encoding chromobox protein homolog 1-like, giving the protein MAKKKLEDSESEEEYSVEKIIDRRVVNGKVEYFLKWKGYSEEDNTWEPEDNLDCPNLIAEFEKSRKAKAKGSSSSKSKGRTRVNSTSSVDSDSEKKKKEEKKKSKSRISPENDEKSEKKPKSRPKKKLVDSDDSDDEPKSKKARRLSNSEEEKENSKKDADSDAENNSKSDNKNKSDSSEDDEEKAKKKKKSDKKTKSDSSDNEEEKQKRKRKSESKSEKSKDKSTKSKQKVGFERGYQAEKIIGASDTTGQLMFLMKWKGTDETDLVPAKEANVKCPQIVIQFYEERLAWHTPDES
- the JhI-21 gene encoding large neutral amino acids transporter small subunit 2, with product MTSDARPVNGDAGKGDHDGPVKLKRKITLMNGVALIIGTIIGSGIFVSPTGVYKSTKSVGTSIVVWCLSGVFSTLGALCYAELGTSITRSGGDYAYIYVAFGPLAAFLRLWIALLIIRPTTQAIVALTFAHYAAKPFFQDCEPPDNAVRLLAAVCLCLLTAINCLSVRWAMRIQSVFTAAKLFALIVIILAGLYDVAITGHTENFENAFEGNYDISELALGFYSGLFAFGGWNFLNFVTEELQDPYKNLPRAIWIALPMVTGVYVLANVAYFAVLSGMEIESSPAVAVSFGAKMFGSLYWLVPIFVALSTFGGVNGILFTSSRLFLTGSQEGHLPGLFSYIHVKKMTPIPSLIFTCVTSLAMLLVSDVFVLIDYYGQILWLSVAASIGGMLWLRHKQPDMSRPIKVNMAIPVIFLFCCAFLVIFPIPKQPMNTVIGAAITLSGVPVYYLFVKRKNKPVKFNRAIERLTEILQSIMVVTSPETEQMLSSS
- the Taf5 gene encoding transcription initiation factor TFIID subunit 5 — protein: MNTDDMDKSQIAAVLQILKRYNLRGTEELLRREANIASSLGDGSLQQNSDVSSVLTGYKSDGDPETYEDSYMELKRFVENSLDIYKHELGMILYPVLVHMYLELVYNGHTEKAINLMKKFGPEQDPYYQEDLRKLSLVTKRDHMNGNELTDTFKSNQFIIRMSRDTLSLLKRHLNDKKASVLLNIIQEHLYFDMYEGVARNKSQIDATSGAVGGEAKRQDNKTKVYYGIPKAPDIQSLAAPVEDEEEGGEQDNPDKPKKKKAKKDPLFSKKTKNDPNAPPTDRIPVPDLKDNDKLEKIKAYREASKRVTLGPEYLPSVCCYTLLNANYTVTCAEITEDSSMLAVGFSDSIVKVWTLVPQKLKSMKTAEQLQDVNVDAEDVLARMMDERSGETSRSLYGHAGTVNSVSFSPDRSLLLSCSEDTTIRLWSLQIWTCLVVYKGHMFPVWDVKFSPLGYYFASTSYDRTARLWATDHYQPLRLFAGHFSDVDCVQFHPNSNYVATGSSDRRVCLWDCTSGNHVRLMTGHKAPIMSLAFSVCGRFLASAGADCKVLIWDLSHGHLVAELTGHQKTIHALAFSRCGNILVSGGLDCMLKVWDFTKLTEEISSEEVNVSHNPDVRIGDDYLLRSFATKSSPLISLHFTRRNLLLAVSMFDGVSS